In Nitrosophilus alvini, the following are encoded in one genomic region:
- a CDS encoding uracil-DNA glycosylase family protein, with protein sequence MLKNDWGDIVEEAYDSLESEYRKFLEKNSGYFPDFENMFNAFKTLPLANTKYILFGQDPYPRRESAIGYAFIDAKVKRIFDDKNGLSKEVNRAVSLRNFVKMALVADGRLSPTDTSKEAIKKVNRDDLIVSIMDLKNNFEKNGILLLNKALVFTSKKDTRLHLKKWHPFIAKLLELLQNRDLELILFGNAAKDILSIKESRKFKVYHMEHPYNVSFVTNKEALDFFGKMELLKRQ encoded by the coding sequence ATGCTTAAGAACGACTGGGGTGATATAGTAGAAGAAGCATATGATTCATTGGAGAGTGAATATAGAAAGTTTCTTGAAAAAAACAGCGGATATTTTCCCGATTTTGAAAATATGTTCAACGCCTTTAAAACGCTGCCTCTTGCAAATACAAAATATATCCTTTTCGGACAGGACCCGTATCCCAGACGCGAAAGCGCCATCGGATATGCATTTATCGATGCGAAAGTAAAAAGAATCTTTGATGATAAAAACGGCCTTTCCAAAGAGGTCAATAGAGCAGTTAGTCTCAGAAATTTTGTAAAAATGGCACTTGTGGCAGATGGAAGACTTTCACCGACCGATACTTCCAAAGAGGCTATTAAAAAAGTAAACAGAGACGATCTTATAGTAAGTATAATGGATCTGAAAAACAATTTTGAGAAAAATGGGATTCTTCTGCTTAACAAAGCACTTGTTTTTACATCAAAGAAAGATACCAGGCTACATCTGAAAAAGTGGCATCCATTCATAGCAAAACTTCTTGAACTACTTCAAAACAGAGATCTGGAACTTATACTTTTTGGCAATGCGGCAAAAGATATACTGAGTATCAAAGAGAGTAGAAAATTTAAAGTTTACCATATGGAACACCCATACAATGTCAGTTTCGTGACAAACAAAGAAGCACTCGATTTTTTTGGTAAAATGGAACTTTTAAAGAGACAATGA
- a CDS encoding cytochrome-c peroxidase translates to MNKKILAVVLFGIYLFASDMSIWLRPDYIPAPKENPLTKEKIELGKLLFFDPRLSRNDTVSCATCHIPYYYWTDRVPRAVGIEGRKGTRNTPTIVNGAYLHTFFWDARAESLEEQALGPIEAKAEMDISAEELVKKLKNIKGYVKLFEKAFPGIGITKETIAKAIASFERTVVSTESAFDRWVKGDQNAISEEAKEGFEIFRNKGKCISCHSGFNFTNESLNNIALGDSDPGVFAITKNPIWKGCFKTPTLRDVAETSPYFHDGSVHTLEEAVYICGNGGRYKDMKGRSPFFRDRGLSMDEVRKVVKFLETLTGKRPDIEIPYEFPQ, encoded by the coding sequence ATGAATAAAAAGATTCTTGCAGTAGTGTTATTTGGCATATATCTCTTTGCATCAGATATGAGCATCTGGCTAAGGCCGGACTACATTCCGGCTCCGAAAGAGAATCCCCTGACAAAAGAGAAAATAGAGCTAGGGAAACTGCTTTTTTTTGATCCGAGACTGTCACGCAACGATACGGTATCTTGTGCCACCTGTCATATACCGTACTACTACTGGACAGACAGAGTACCAAGGGCAGTTGGAATTGAGGGAAGGAAGGGTACAAGAAACACTCCTACTATAGTAAACGGTGCATATCTTCACACATTTTTCTGGGATGCAAGGGCTGAGTCTTTGGAAGAGCAGGCATTGGGTCCTATTGAGGCGAAAGCAGAGATGGATATCTCTGCAGAAGAGCTGGTCAAAAAACTCAAAAATATAAAAGGGTATGTTAAACTTTTTGAAAAGGCGTTTCCGGGGATTGGCATAACAAAAGAGACAATAGCAAAAGCGATAGCCTCCTTTGAAAGAACGGTAGTTTCTACAGAGTCAGCTTTTGACAGATGGGTTAAAGGAGATCAAAATGCTATAAGCGAGGAGGCGAAAGAGGGTTTTGAGATATTTAGAAACAAGGGCAAATGTATATCCTGCCACAGCGGCTTCAATTTTACCAATGAAAGCCTGAACAACATTGCTCTTGGTGACTCGGATCCAGGAGTTTTTGCAATAACCAAAAATCCCATATGGAAAGGGTGCTTTAAAACGCCGACTTTAAGAGATGTGGCCGAAACATCTCCATATTTTCATGACGGTTCGGTGCATACACTTGAAGAGGCTGTTTATATATGCGGCAATGGAGGTAGGTATAAAGATATGAAAGGAAGGTCTCCTTTTTTCAGAGATAGGGGACTGAGTATGGATGAAGTGAGAAAAGTTGTAAAATTTCTCGAGACACTGACAGGCAAGAGACCGGATATCGAAATACCATACGAATTTCCACAGTAA
- a CDS encoding site-specific integrase: MTLTSRNGRLYITFYHQSKRYRKSLGLDDTKANRKLAQQKIIPELLYKLNSGEFFENEKPKVPTVGEFAKVSFEIHRHERREITQKDYIQRYECHIKPYFKSKRLDKIKPSDIAKWQNRLLDKVSGSTLAKVRKIFNIIFEDAVRDEIIEKNPFKLVKSPKIEEVREKRPFTLEEIFAILNAMPEHIRAFFATGFFTGMRTGELIGLKWEDIDWKEKVIQIKRSRRRGKDYLPKTKNSIREIDIIEPLMPYLQMHRELSRKKAIYVFETYENRPFNTCDKISAYYWKPTLKKLGIPHRNLYQMRHTFASLMIANGEDILWVSQMLGHKDSSMTLQKYARYIRSKKKKRATFISDFLISE, from the coding sequence ATGACACTGACCAGTCGCAACGGCAGATTGTACATAACATTTTATCATCAATCAAAAAGATATAGAAAGTCTTTGGGATTAGACGACACCAAAGCCAATCGTAAACTCGCCCAGCAAAAAATCATACCGGAACTGCTTTATAAGCTTAACTCCGGTGAGTTCTTTGAAAATGAGAAACCAAAAGTGCCAACTGTCGGTGAATTTGCCAAAGTAAGTTTTGAAATCCACAGGCACGAAAGAAGAGAAATTACACAAAAAGACTATATCCAAAGGTATGAATGCCATATCAAGCCCTATTTTAAATCGAAAAGGCTTGATAAAATCAAACCCTCTGATATTGCCAAATGGCAAAACAGGCTCTTGGATAAAGTTTCGGGTTCAACATTGGCAAAGGTGAGAAAAATCTTCAATATCATTTTTGAAGATGCGGTTAGAGATGAGATTATTGAAAAAAATCCTTTTAAACTTGTAAAGTCTCCAAAAATAGAAGAAGTAAGAGAAAAACGTCCGTTCACCTTAGAGGAAATTTTTGCCATTTTAAATGCGATGCCCGAACACATCAGAGCTTTTTTTGCAACAGGCTTTTTCACAGGTATGCGCACAGGTGAGCTTATAGGTCTGAAATGGGAAGATATAGACTGGAAAGAAAAGGTCATCCAGATCAAACGCTCAAGAAGAAGAGGAAAAGACTATCTGCCCAAAACAAAAAACAGTATCAGAGAAATTGACATTATAGAACCTCTGATGCCTTATCTGCAAATGCACAGAGAGTTATCCAGAAAAAAGGCAATTTATGTTTTTGAAACCTATGAGAACAGACCCTTTAATACCTGTGATAAAATCAGTGCCTATTACTGGAAACCTACTTTAAAAAAATTGGGGATTCCTCACAGAAATCTATATCAGATGAGACATACATTTGCAAGCCTAATGATAGCAAATGGTGAAGATATCCTTTGGGTTAGTCAAATGCTTGGTCACAAAGACAGCTCAATGACACTACAAAAATATGCAAGATATATCAGAAGCAAAAAGAAAAAAAGAGCCACCTTTATATCAGATTTTCTTATATCTGAATAA
- a CDS encoding helix-turn-helix domain-containing protein has protein sequence MDIKFENLNKIEKIEKDIEAIKKALTNSTQKRWLNVKELSQYLGYSKDRIYKLKNEQFIENIHYFKKAGKILFDRVAIDDWVVGKERDDTDQSQRQIVHNILSSIKKI, from the coding sequence ATGGATATAAAGTTTGAAAATCTCAACAAAATAGAAAAGATTGAAAAGGATATAGAAGCTATTAAAAAAGCATTGACAAACAGCACTCAAAAAAGGTGGCTTAATGTAAAAGAGCTTAGCCAATATCTTGGATATTCTAAAGACAGGATCTATAAACTCAAGAATGAACAGTTCATAGAAAATATTCACTATTTCAAAAAAGCTGGTAAAATTTTATTTGACAGGGTTGCGATTGACGATTGGGTGGTCGGAAAGGAAAGAGATGACACTGACCAGTCGCAACGGCAGATTGTACATAACATTTTATCATCAATCAAAAAGATATAG
- a CDS encoding P-loop NTPase fold protein, which yields MGIENTEKNYVKLLKTYLIENENSYLLSDIGKNKIAMISGEWGSGKTFFWDNIRKELNEKKVKNIYISLYGKDSIQAIENELLLKAYNLSLGKKDDDENRDIIEKGFSVFTQVSTGFSPLIGFNFEKVIETVKELNIEKKFQKAGEVLNDGVIICFDDFERKSTAVNLNDLFGFITNLTIEYNCKVIIIVNSEAFKDEEAKVFKRVKEKSISKYFHYRPDKKHLFDQIVSSLNKENQELNKRIFSIIDMTDVCNARIYIQIVKNVYEYNNKYEINDNSLKILVLNTIFFSIYHETIKISNIKSPITNLSENFSELLITVFYTFVNNYKTNKLKKEAFLSRLKDRVYYEIGNKNQEQYKVLLETIEKNSDYLYDLYNYVFVYNILNQTKINEKYSRIIDKTEQEVENINQINNFIETGILL from the coding sequence ATGGGTATTGAGAATACAGAAAAAAATTATGTGAAACTTCTAAAAACTTATTTGATAGAAAATGAAAACTCTTATCTTTTAAGCGATATTGGTAAAAATAAAATTGCTATGATTTCAGGCGAATGGGGAAGCGGAAAAACATTTTTTTGGGACAATATTAGAAAAGAGTTGAATGAAAAAAAAGTGAAAAATATTTATATAAGTTTGTATGGAAAAGATTCAATACAAGCGATTGAAAATGAACTATTGTTAAAAGCATATAATTTGAGTTTAGGGAAAAAAGACGATGATGAGAATAGAGATATTATAGAGAAAGGTTTTTCGGTATTTACTCAAGTATCTACAGGTTTTAGTCCTTTAATAGGTTTTAATTTTGAAAAAGTTATTGAAACAGTTAAAGAGTTAAATATCGAAAAAAAATTTCAAAAAGCGGGAGAAGTTTTAAATGATGGAGTCATTATCTGTTTTGATGATTTTGAAAGAAAATCAACTGCTGTCAATTTAAACGATCTTTTTGGTTTTATAACGAATTTAACTATAGAATACAATTGCAAAGTGATTATTATAGTAAATAGTGAAGCTTTTAAAGATGAAGAAGCAAAAGTTTTCAAAAGAGTAAAAGAAAAAAGTATAAGCAAATATTTTCACTACAGGCCTGATAAAAAACATCTGTTTGATCAAATAGTCTCAAGTTTAAATAAAGAAAATCAAGAGTTAAATAAGAGAATTTTCTCAATTATTGATATGACAGATGTTTGCAATGCAAGAATATATATTCAAATAGTTAAAAATGTTTATGAGTATAATAATAAGTATGAAATTAATGATAATTCATTAAAAATTTTGGTATTGAATACGATATTTTTTAGTATCTATCATGAAACAATTAAAATATCGAATATAAAAAGTCCTATAACTAACCTTTCTGAAAATTTTTCAGAACTTTTGATAACTGTATTTTATACATTTGTAAATAACTATAAAACTAACAAATTGAAAAAAGAGGCTTTTTTGTCGCGCCTGAAAGATAGAGTTTATTATGAAATAGGAAATAAAAACCAGGAGCAGTACAAGGTATTATTGGAAACTATTGAAAAAAATTCGGATTATTTATATGATTTGTATAATTATGTTTTTGTTTATAATATATTAAATCAGACTAAAATAAATGAAAAATATTCTCGTATAATAGATAAAACTGAACAAGAAGTAGAAAATATTAATCAGATAAATAATTTTATTGAAACAGGAATTCTTTTATAG